DNA from Osmerus mordax isolate fOsmMor3 chromosome 2, fOsmMor3.pri, whole genome shotgun sequence:
GACGGCAAGTTTCCGATGGTTTGGTCTGGTTTGTGACGTATCCACATTTCTCCTCTTTGATTGGACAGACAATGACATTCTATTAATGTTAACACAAATGTCTGTCGTGTAACTGATGAATAAATTAAACGTTGTCCAAGAGCGAccagagaaaaataaataaacctgAGATTTCATGTTGCTTTGTTTCGTCACAGTAGGACAGAGACTGTTTAGATCATCTTGGATAGTCTGTTGTTATATCTGCATGTTTAAAGGACATAGCCTGACAATGAATGTTGCAAATGCCTTACGAAAGGTTTGTTTTCTCAATTGGACTTTTATCTTTTACGTTTCGGACTGATGTGTACCACTTCGCCCTTTCAGCCGAGTTCTTTAAAAATCCATTCCACGATGAGTACCCTCTAAAGTGCAATTGTATAAGTACATATCTCTCCATGAACACTGTACACTGCTGCTAGGCCTACATAGTGCTTGTTCTAATAAAACCATAAAACTCATTTTTGAATGATTTAATGAATGCCTTTATTCCAGTGTGATTAACACCACAGCATTGGACTTGAGGAACACTTCCCGCAGACTTCCCTCACGTCCAACAGATGGCGGAAAACCACGGCTCCTACGTCCGGCTCCTACGTCCGCCTCCTACGTCCGGCTCCTACGTCCGCCTCCTACGTCCGGCTCCTACGTCCGGCTCCTACGTCCGGCTCCTACGTACGGCTCCTACGTCCGCCTCCTACGTCCGGCTCCTACGTCCGCCTCCTACGTACGGCTCCTACGTACGCCTCCTACGTACGGTTTCTACGTTTATcagtgaatcttttttttttttaaaggtctcGCAATGCAAGACGACAAGGACCCCTGGTCGAGGTGGTCGACTGTGCAAGGACCACTGTTCTTAAATATGTCACTTAATTTAAGAGAGGATGGAATACTAGGTGAGCCCAGTATCTGCATGACATTTCAGACCACTCAGTGCATAAAACAAAACCTTATCCAAACATTCAAACACGCAAGGAAGCTTATCATCATACATATGTTAGCTGACATTtcatttaaacattaaataataCATGAACAGCAGAAATAACTTTTTTCCGCTTATTTCTCATAATGGCAGCGTAGATTGAGTTGGAGTCTCCGTGATATTGTCAATGGGGACAGTCTGGTGTATAAAAACATCGGCAGGCAGTAGCCAGACATTTTAGTATTGTTCTGGGGAATTATGCACTATTCACACAAACTGTACAACTCTGCATCACTTAAAACCAGTAAAGAAAAAATACGTCTTCAAAAGACACTTTCACACTCGCATCATAACGCAAAACACCGTAAGCACAAATACACCATGTAGGCGTACATATATAATGGTGTTTTGGACTTGTGTATTAAACAGACATAGACTCAGAGTACACGTCAAATAAAAACCAAGgtgaaataaaatgtgtgtatataaagTGTTTATACACATGactgtattgttatttatttcACATTTTACTCCTCTCTTGTGCGCTGGTCTTAAAAGATACTATTTAATATCcgtataataatacaaatatattaaAAATAGAGACTGGTGGTCTGCTAACTATCGTCTAACTAAAACTGACAATCATTATTCACCCCCACCTGTGACCTAAACCTTCTGTTTCCCTGACCTTTAACCTTTGTGTCTGCCATCTAAATAAAAGCCTACACATCGGGATGGTCCTATTTTAAGAGCTGCATGTCATCAGAAGGCAGAAATAAATACACGTCAAACTATTTGAGCAATACGCTTGATGTCCCGTTATAGAAAAATACATCTGTGAACAATGCTGCCAACGACGATCCTTCATTTCCTATCATGTAACCACTTGCATTTCCTATCATGTGACCACTTGCATTTCCTATCATGTGATCACTTGCATTTCCTATCATGTGACCACTTGCATTTCCTATCATGTGATCACTTGCATTTCCTATCATGTGATCACTTGCATTTCCTATTATGTGACCACTTGCATTTCCTATCATGTGATCACTTGCATTTCCTATCATGTGATCACTTGCATTTCCTATCATGTGACCACTTGCATTTCCTATCATGTGACCACTTGCAGCGTCTGTGTGGTGTGAGATGGTGCCTCagctgggttgtgtgtgtgtgtgtttctgtgtgtgtgtgtgtgtgtgtgtgtgtgtgctgttcctCTCCACGCCGGGCTCACTTGGCGGAGGCCATGATCTTGACGTACTGCAGCGCGCTGTGGGCCGCGTCGTTGTGGGCGTTGCCGCAGGAGATGCCCGTGCCGTGGCACACGGTGACGGGGGACGTGGACAGCTCTGCCAGGCACTGGTACTGCCCGTTCACCGTCAGCTCATctgcaaacaccacacacaaacatgccggATAAGAACAGGAATAGTAATCACAAATCATTAGTGTAACAGACAAGCATGCATTCATTCTCCCCTCAAGTTCTAAGCCGATGTACTGTATTTGATCAAAGGAGACAATTTGATATCAAATCATGTATCCCAAATCATAATATGGACAGTAGTAGGTGGTTACTTACAAAAGCACTGATAAATATCTATGGTCCAGAGCTTTCCTACTTAGGAAATTTGTGTGACTGGATCACTTAAATGCACCCAATTTCATGCATGGTGGTTAATAAAGTGTTGGTTAATCTTATCTTCTCAAATTGTAGTTGAACACCCCTGATAAGGGCCTATACAATACGCACTATTagtacatcgctttggataaaagcgtctgctaaattaatcaaatgtaaatCTACACACATTAGATGGATGCCTGAAGATAACCCTGCTATCTAAAACCTCTCCTAACCTAATTCATTATGTATTCATTATTAATAATGAATGAGGCCAAACTGACGCTGCAGCATCACAGTCATGATCTAGCGCTTCCTCGCGGAGGATCTCAGATCCTCTTACCTATGTCAAAGTATGTGACCTGGAAGCCCTGTTCTTCAGACAGCTCCAGCAGCATCTGGATGTAGTCTGTGTTTGGGATGCTGAGGGGATTCCTTCCAAGCAGGGATATCTTCTCTGCTGACGAGTTTCGCAAGTTCTCAAACCGGACGTTGGGCTTCGGAGTCTGGaaccaattacacacacacacacactttcattatGTATGAAGTaaacggagggagggagtcgtTAGACGGGGAGTTTCAAACGGCGGGAAGGTTCTGGAACGTACCCAGGTGATTTCGGGGCAACCAGACAGACTTTGAAGCTTTGCCACCATCTTCTCCGCCGCGGCTTTCTTAGCTGCCTTCTTTGAGTTTCCCATCGCTGCGGGAACATGGGCCGCGCGTGACTGACTGACCAGAATAGCGTTCAGGCTTACATCAAACATTGAGACATCCAAAATGTCTCAATGTTCATACCTGTGTCTGAGAGCGACTCCATTCGACAAGTAACAGTGAATTCTCTCTTGTGGGGAGGGCCTGCCTCCATCATGACAGTGTACTCTGGCAGCCTCCAGCCCTTCTGCAGCGCTAGCTCCTGCAAAACACCACGAATAACTCAGAAACAGGCATTTTAGAAAGCACTgaggaaaaacaaaaatgtaggcctacttcaaaTTTTTGTTTCAAATATTTTCATTTGTATCGTGTCGAAAGCAAAGACACGGCCTGGTGTGGTCATGATCTCCCACCTGTAATATCCCTACTGAGTTGGGCTGGTCAGAGGGCTCTGCTATCACACCGTTACAAACGTGTAGACTGCTGCAGGAGGGGATGACACAGAGCAGTGTGTAGTAGACGTTACTTCCAAAGTCGTAGCCTATATTACATTCAAGTTTAGCTGTAAGGTACGGAAGGTATAGGCCCAATAATATTAAAACACAGTCTAACGGGAGCAATAACAATATTGTCTGTAGGCTATTTGAGACTTCATCTAACGAAGGAGCGTTAATTGTTATTTATGCTcaataaaaacaaaagaaacaacaacaaaaataaacacTTATGCTTAATGACACAGAAGTTGGTTATAGCGGACTTACGCGACTCCAGTCTCCATTTCCAGTAAGTTAAGGGCTGCCTCTGCCGCCTGGTGTTTGGCCGCTTTCTTGCTCGAGCCCTGACCTGACAAACAGTGCCACAACTTTAGGCAAGTCTGCATGAACTTGGAAACTACCTCCAGCAATTTTGAATGGGAAAACCATTGGCTTTCCATTGCCTCACTCACCCGTGCTGGATACATCTCCTATAGTGACGTTGAAGACGAAACTCGGTTGATGAGCCTCCCCCTCCGCCTTCTCCATGGTGTAGACGGGAATGTTGCCAATTTTGGTGCCGTATTCGTGCAGAATTTGTATCGGAGTTTTGCCAGGGCACGGTGGTGTCGGTGAATGTTGAGAAACCAAGCTGCACGAAATCATCACCGAACAAATGACAGCCAAGTTAGACAGATGCGTGCATGATATAGTTACTAGTATTAGTACTAGTAGGCTATTCTAAAACCTCTGGAAATGGATGGAAACACGTAATTGCAACGCTCAGTTATAATGGCGCAAAATAGCAGGTCTCCTAATAGTAGGCTGCGATGACAGACCTTGTGTTGTTATTGAGTGTAGTTCTTATTGCTGTCGACTGGTATCCTTCTTGCGACATGGTTTGCTGTAAATATGGGATATGTTTTTATTGCCAAAAAGTAAGACTTTTTGAGGTGCACCACACAAGCACATAAACTACGGGGGACTCTGTGATGACATCAACATCCAGTTCACAGGTTCATGAGCTTATTTCCGCCAGTTGTATGGGATTCAGTAGGCCTAATGCCGACATACTGCCATCTACTGGTTTAGTAAAACACTGACATTCGTGGGAAGTAGTTTACATTTTCATATTGTTTTATCAACAATGTATGACTTCAAATTATTTAGACTGTAAATTCTGTATTGCTAGGGGATTACTATGGATTCCACAGAATTTAGAACTCAGGTTTCCTGTATACGAGTAGCCTATGAGCTCATAATTAAATCAAGAGAGACCCGATCACTTCTTACCGCTGCCTTTTTTATTCACTGTTGTCTAAAACTATGGAATTGTGAGTATCTAGTAGGCCTATATAGGCCTAATCTTGTCCAGATAAAATATATAGTCTAAACTTTAGTTGGATTCAcagacatgtaggcctactggccATTTTGGAATGGCTAATTTacatctacattacatttagtcatttagcagacgctcttatccagagcgacttacatggagtacagggacattccccccgaggcaagtagggtgaagtgccttgccaaggatacaacgtcaagggcaaggccgggaatcgaaccggcaaccttctgattactagccctagcctaattccctaaccgctcagccatctgactccccttttTAACAGGAGTAGAATAATTACATGCACAACATGTATCACTTTAGACTATTCCAGTTGGCCGGGACTCTATAAGTGCCCTTGTATTTTCCAGGCAGGCGGTGGTGCAGGACATGCAGGAGCAGATGGGAAAGTTGACTGCTCTACTGAACGATGAACGCCGATCGCATCAACACAGCTGCCGCGCGGTGCGCCAATCCGTCGATTCACAATATGTTCATTAAGCAGACGTTTTATCCGAAACGATGTAGAGCAGGGCGAAATTCGAACCGGCAAATTCGAACTTTGAGCTGCAGTTAAATGCTCTACCACAGATACCCTGACGCCACACACGCACTTTAGTTATGCGGTTGACTGCTGCCCGGTCCTTCTAAcatcctgtctctgtgtgacagCTGCTGGATGAGGCTGACAGGCGGGCGGAGAGAGTGAGGCTACAGCAGCAACACGAGATAGAGTACGTGTCTCCCATGATTACAGGTTTCAATTCAGGTTTCATTCAGAATGAAACAAACCTTCTATAATGTAAGTTAAGAAAGTTATTTAGAATGTTTTTGTCTTAGACGGATGAGGAGGTTGTTTGAAACCTTCTCGGTCCTCCAGACAGCTTTTGCAGGTTCACAGATCTGAGACCAGTGCTGTGGTGGCCCTCCATGCAAAGACTCTAGAGGACGACCGGCTCTGTGCAGAGGAGAGATATGGTgacgcctctcacacacacagacaaacagacgcacacacaccgcacacacacacacacacacacacacacacacacacagacagacagaaagacagaaagacagaaagatgcacacacatgcgagcacacacaaagaaacacacagagacacacacacacacagacaaacagacgcacacacactgcacacacactgcacacacacacacagacaaacagacgcacactgcacccacacacacacacacacacagacagatagaaagaagCACACACGTGAGcacactcacagaaacacacagagacacacacacagaaatacacacgcacacacagaaatacacacacacagaaatacacacgcacacacagaaatacacacacacagaaatacacacataaaaacacagtaTTCATGGATAGAATGACCTTCAGTTGGTGGACGACTTTGACACAATCTCCTAATGAGCCACTCCTTAATTACTCAGACTGAACTCTAACCCTGTTTTTACTTTAATAGCTCTGCTGGAGAAAGATTACGACTTCCTCAAGAGCTCCTTCCGCACGTATAAGGTGAGGTAAACCTTGGTCCATTCTGGTTAATAACACAGGTCGAAGTCCTggaccacacactgacacggTGATTATCCTCTGCTAGCCTACAGTACCCAGCATCCCTGTCAGGGTGATTATCCTCTGCTAGCCTACAGTACCCAGCATCCCTGTCAGGGTGATTATCCTCTGCTAGCCTACAGTACCCAGCATCCCTGTCAGGGTGATTATCCTCTGCTAGCCTACAGTACCCAGCATCCCTGTCAGGGTGATTAGCCTCTGCTAGCCTACAGTACCCAGCATCCCTGTCAGGGTGATTATCCTCTGCTAGCCTACAGTACCCAGCATCCCTGTCAGGGTGATTAGCCTCTGCTAGCCTACAGTACCCAGCATCCCTGTCAGAGTGATTAGCCTCTGCTAGCCTACAGTACCCAGCATCCCTGTCAGGGTGATTAGCCTCTGCTAGCCTACAGTACCCAGCATCCCTGTCAGGGTGATTATCCTCTGCTAGCCTACAGTACCCAGCATCCCTGTCAGGGTGATTAGCCTCTGCTAGCCTACAGTACCCAGCATCCCTGTCAGAGTGATTAGCCTCTGCTAGCCTACAGTACCCAGCATCCCTGTCAGGGTGATTAGCCTCTGCTAGCCTACAGTACCCAGCATCCCTGTCAGGGTGATTATCCTCTGCTAGCCTACAGTACCCAGCATCCCTGTCAGGGTGATTAGCCTCTGCTAGCCTACAGTACCCAGCATCCCTGTCAGGGTGATTAGCCTCTGCTAGCCTACAGTACCCAGCATCCCTGTCAGGGTGATTATCCTCTGCTAGCCTACAGTACCCAGCATCCCTGTCAGGGTGATTAGCCTCTGCTAGCCTACAGTACCCAGCATCCCTGTCAGGGTGATTATCCTCTGCTAGCCTACAGTACCCAGCATCCCTGTCAGGGTGATTATCCTCTGCTAGCCTACAGTACCCAGCATCCCTGTCAGGGTGATTATCCTCTGCTAGCCTACAGTACCCAGCATCCCTGTCAGGGTGTTGTGCAGCACTTGACCTTTGTTAGGGGGAGCACCCTCCTCTGTGTTGTTAATGAAAGTCTTCGTATTGTTGTTGTGGCTGTGATTGTGCCGCGCTCGTCTCCAGGAGAGCATctgtgaggagatgaggagcagctgggtgaagaaggagagcatctggaaggaggagcaggaggagaacctGAGGGAGTGTCTGAGGAACGGTGCGCTTCTAGAAGGCTGTGACCTTGAGAGGTCGTTAACTGTATAAGAGTTCGAAAAGAAGTCAGAACTCAGgttcaaaaaaatatatacttaaatgtgtatACCTGAAGGTTATATTAACTACCCTGTAACAACATAGCAATACCTATAGTCAGGGCTGAACTGGGACAAAAAAAATGTCCCTGGCAATTTtgctcagaccggcccaccacaatTGGTCGGTTGGTCGGTCAGACACCTGCTCCTCTGCCTGACAGGTgccatgtctcctctcctccatgttcTATGTTCACCTGTTTTTGCAAAATGTCAGGTACTGTAGGCTTAGAAACTGAAGCTACAGCACTAAACATGTTGGTTATTTTTGCACATGTTGAGGCATCAACCTCTAGACTTTTACTGCCACTGCATCTGACACAggaaacagagggggaggggtggagcctgttaagagatgtgattgggccagcccagtgtcagtatggaaaatgaaccaatgggccgctgtccctGCTTTATGGGCCGGTTGTTGGCCAAGTTtataaaaaactaaacattatatatatattaaatatcatatcggccccaagtgcgtcggcccaccgggaTTTGCCCGGTGGgccagattaccagtccaggcctgaCTGTGGTAAAAGCCTTGCATGTAAATAGGAATTGCGATGTATGTTATTTTGTGTTAGTGTTATATAGGTTGTTACAAAAGTGTAAGAAGGCACAGTATGGGGGAGGGTGTAAGTTAATGTCGCAAAGGGTTCACTGAAAGATGTGTACAAAACAATatcaatgttaacatccacttacTCCTAGAAAGCCCAACCTCCTTCATAACAAGTTTAACAGTGTAACTACACAGCAGTTCCTGTGTAACCACAATGTTGTTACTATAGGTATTGCTATGTCACATTGTAGTAAATCTAACCTTAATGTAAGGTTTTGCCATATATTTGTTCTTCCCATCTGAACAGCACAAGAGTTGTTGGATAAAAGTAAACAGGAGAAAGACCAACAGAGAAAAACATTTGAGGCTGAGATTGCCAAGTGCGAGGAGGAGATACAGGTCAGCTGACACTGTAGTGAGATAACATTTGACTTTGATCTGGAGGGAAAATCAGCCTTTGTACTGAAGGAGTGTTTGTGGCATTCCCCAGACACTAGGCAGTGAGCTGACTGAGAAGGATGTAACCATCAACTTGCTGCGGAGCTCTCTTCACCAAACCCAGCAGCAGCTAGACACTGTGGTGAGTCTGCCTGCGTGCGGAGATGCTCTCCGTTCAGCCTGGGAACCTCCAGGAGCCCTGCTCTGGGCCTCTCTGATCTGACCCTACTCACGGTCTTCCCTCTGTGTCACGGCAGACCTGTCAGCTGTCTGACCTAGGGCCTGGGGTGCACCGGCCCGGGCAGAAGCAAGTGATGGAGCCTCCAGGATCCCTGTAGAGctgctggtcctggtctggggaACTGCTTTCCCCGTCAGTTTCATGCGTTAAACATGATGTCTTTAATTTTAAAGTGTGTGGCATTACAAATATGTTTGAAACAAAATGGCACCAGTCACGATTTTTGGTTGTATTCATTGTATTTATTGCACAAATTTGTCTTTGGTTGCCGGTGAAAGCAATACAACACGTACATCAAAATATTTGGCATATTTTCTTTGTTCTATTTAAGTACAGTAAACCATCCAAATGCAAAGAAAATACTTGTGTAACACTTTCAATTTCATATTGAAAAATATACTATAAATAAAGTGAACTAATTGTCAAATTTGAAAGTGCAATGCTGATGGAATACAACAGGGAGGTTAGTGTTTGTCTTATGTGCCACactgtaaaaatgtttttaaatccTTTCAGTTTTTCCCCACTAATAATGCACATATTTCCCCTGTATTTCAAAATGACAAGGAAATCatattaaaataataacaataaaatatttattgAAATGTGTCAATCAATTTAAccaaaaatattgtaaaaatattgtatTCTTTTATGACAAAAGTGGACGCATTTTCTGTAATTTtactcaaaatatattttgttatGTCAATGTATCACTGTCAAATACATTAAAATACTGTTGAATGATACAGTTAAAAACGTCCTATCCTCCCATGTCCCCttctcccacctctcttccccaaTGCCTACACCTTACCTACACTGTCTGTTGGTGAAATGTGAATAGGGTTGTTACTATTAATATCAGTGTGTACATTTTCTATTCTAACAATTAAAATAGGGTAAAAGTAAAAGAGTTCATGGAATTATAGGGAAATTTCTGGTAAAAATACAGTaatataaatattattttttttacatcttaTCTATGTTTTTAATCTTACAGtacttttctgtttctcaacaGATATTTTTCGGCATCCCTGCTGCCAGAAAATAAcagttttttaaatgttttaagtgTACCCAAAACACCAGCTAACTATTACTCTTCAGATCAgtttgaaagggggggggggttggtcagGAATGGGGAAAAACACCCCTTtcctgagagagaaagcaggcTGCGGCATCTGCTTCCTGGAACCGTAAACATCCGTCTTCCTGCTGACATCATCATTCACCTTGGTCAGGATGGACACCAAGTCCACACCTctggtcacagagagagagaggaagagaaagacagagatataCGTTTACTTTATACCGATGCTTTATTCTGTAACAACACACTGTCCAGTACCGCCCGTTAAAACCAATCCCATGTCAGCGTGCTCACCTTGGTACCAACTGGACGAGGTTTTGGCATAGCGACTGTATGTACCAGGTACCTTGTTGCCTGTCTCTGTATGAGGCAAAGTCAGGTACAGTAGCCATGCCTATCAGGAAGTCAGCGTGCGAAGCAATAGAGTCCCTGGGCACCCTGGCGTCACAGCAGAGGGAGTCCCCAGTGGGGCCAGAGCGGGACCGGGGGCCGTCAGACTCGATGGGCACCGGCTGCTGCTCCTGGGTGCCCTGGCAGGCTTGGATGAAGAAGATCTTGGGTTTCTCCCTCAGCGTGGAGCTCAGCAGACCGTTGAAGGGTTCGGTGATCTCCCCGAGTCTCACCGTGGAGCCGTCCACCCCGTACACGCAGCCCTCCATGCCGTGGCTCAGGACACAGCACACCAGACAGTCCACGTCACTGTGGTCCCTGGAGGCCAGGTCACGCAACACGGACAGCATGCGCGCCCTGCTGCAGTCTCGGTCTATCAGGATCCGAAAGCCAagccactcaaacacactcctcagactatctgccacacacacacacacacacacacacacacacacacacacacacacacacacacacacagtgtataaaGAAGGTAGAGTCAAATGTATATTTCTTCCAAACCTAAAATCAAAAAGGAAAAGATCTTACTTTCGTCCACCAGTGTTccctctctgttcttcagcttTGGTGAAGATCGGGTGAAGTCTTCATTGTTAATTATGAGGCAGACAcccatctttcctctcctcatggGGTACTTTCCTAATCCCTGTACATGTACATCAACGGTGGTGAACAGTTGTATGTTTATAGGTCAACGTTTCATTCATTAATGACATCATTTCATTTGTCTAATCGATAGAAAAGCGTGCGCTGATATGCATTTAAGTCAATTGAGGCCTTTAAAAAACACGACGTAAAAACTGAAACATCACAAGGGTTTGGAGCAATGGGGGAGTGCAATGTTGGGTGAATATGAGTAATATGTACAGTATCAAATGAACGTTCTCAGTGAGATCTTTCCAGTGCCAAAAGGACACAACTGAAGTTATAATAAATAGGTTGTAATTCAATTACAACTTAAAAGGCGTGACGGTAAAAGTGGGGCTTTGggcaaaatgtgttttggctctTCTGTAAAATCTGATATAACATACTTACGCCGTGGCTTGTTTGGGTCGGAGCCCATGAAGTCAGTCCTAAAGGCAACTCTGTAGCTGTGTTTGCCGTCTGTGATCGTCGTGGGCCAAGGGTTCCGCTTGCACGGCTGGAGATGGCAGGAGAGTCGTTGCTCCCTATAAGAGAGATCACACGGCTATGTAGACATGGAAATCCCCAAGGTAGTAATGTCAAAAGTATTTAGGACAAAGTACAATGAAGCAGTAAAATATTTTTGGTATCCAGGAGATGTTTTGGCGCAAACAACAACTTTCTTTGTAACAGGTTTAAGTTGGATATGTTCTTCTGTCACAGTTGATATTGCATCACTTGTTATGTTGAGCTTCTAACAGTTTTGATACTGGGTCCTCTGACTCACTgaccaaaactaaataaattatTGTGGACTTCAGAAAAACCAACAGGAACCATCCCCCTCCCATCTGCATTGGGGGGCAGAGGTGAAAGTTGAATAAAGAGTATATATCAACGACAACTTCAATTGGAAAACCAACTGCAGTAGCCTGGTAAAAAAGTCTCACCAAAGGCTGTACTTTCTGAGGAGGCTTAAACGGGCTGGTTTGGGAACTACATTCCTTACATCTTTTTATAGGTGTGTGGTGGAGAGCATTCTCACTTTGTGTGTCACAGCGTGGTATGGAAACTGCTCTGTTACAGATAGGAAGGCCCTGCAGCGTGTGGTTAAGACGTCAGAGAAA
Protein-coding regions in this window:
- the casp10 gene encoding caspase-8 isoform X2: MDLQTQLLEADRALSSDEVQSLVFLCTDLLKKNLQSVSSAMKLFSLLSDKGLLSAQQPDLLVDLLDTIQRRPLIRELNLGDLLPITRSLISPYRHMLYDLSENIREDELKEIKFLLTDRLPRRKLEYMTTLEVFLEMEHKDCLSSTNLDLLNTITEKVVPMLKKKIDQFVTARENSPVTEQTEFDQIRRRSASDYLPGHQVPSLAPKRPTSCGEFGRSVEPLLPPSYGSSAENISLDIPIIQASTVGGLSEMLECLSANEDNASANSQGSNDSPAISSRASGTLGPRRSQTANTATELPLGLTSWAPTQTSHGGLGKYPMRRGKMGVCLIINNEDFTRSSPKLKNREGTLVDENRDCSRARMLSVLRDLASRDHSDVDCLVCCVLSHGMEGCVYGVDGSTVRLGEITEPFNGLLSSTLREKPKIFFIQACQGTQEQQPVPIESDGPRSRSGPTGDSLCCDARVPRDSIASHADFLIGMATVPDFASYRDRQQGTWYIQSLCQNLVQLVPRGVDLVSILTKVNDDVSRKTDVYGSRKQMPQPAFSLRKGVFFPIPDQPPPPFKLI
- the casp10 gene encoding caspase-8 isoform X1, which translates into the protein MDLQTQLLEADRALSSDEVQSLVFLCTDLLKKNLQSVSSAMKLFSLLSDKGLLSAQQPDLLVDLLDTIQRRPLIRELNLGDLLPITRSLISPYRHMLYDLSENIREDELKEIKFLLTDRLPRRKLEYMTTLEVFLEMEHKDCLSSTNLDLLNTITEKVVPMLKKKIDQFVTARENSPVTEQTEFDQIRRRSASDYLPGHQVPSLAPKRPTSCGEFGSVEPLLPPSYGSSAENISLDIPIIQASTVGGLSEMLECLSANEDNASANSQGSNDSPAISSRASGTLGPRRSQTANTATELPLGLTSWAPTQTSHGGLGKYPMRRGKMGVCLIINNEDFTRSSPKLKNREGTLVDENSLRSVFEWLGFRILIDRDCSRARMLSVLRDLASRDHSDVDCLVCCVLSHGMEGCVYGVDGSTVRLGEITEPFNGLLSSTLREKPKIFFIQACQGTQEQQPVPIESDGPRSRSGPTGDSLCCDARVPRDSIASHADFLIGMATVPDFASYRDRQQGTWYIQSLCQNLVQLVPRGVDLVSILTKVNDDVSRKTDVYGSRKQMPQPAFSLRKGVFFPIPDQPPPPFKLI
- the LOC136959707 gene encoding flagellum-associated coiled-coil domain-containing protein 1-like, with amino-acid sequence MELQAVVQDMQEQMGKLTALLNDERRSHQHSCRALLDEADRRAERVRLQQQHEIEYVSPMITALLEKDYDFLKSSFRTYKESICEEMRSSWVKKESIWKEEQEENLRECLRNAQELLDKSKQEKDQQRKTFEAEIAKCEEEIQTLGSELTEKDVTINLLRSSLHQTQQQLDTVTCQLSDLGPGVHRPGQKQVMEPPGSL
- the prkra gene encoding interferon-inducible double-stranded RNA-dependent protein kinase activator A homolog, with product MSQEGYQSTAIRTTLNNNTSLVSQHSPTPPCPGKTPIQILHEYGTKIGNIPVYTMEKAEGEAHQPSFVFNVTIGDVSSTGQGSSKKAAKHQAAEAALNLLEMETGVASLHVCNGVIAEPSDQPNSVGILQELALQKGWRLPEYTVMMEAGPPHKREFTVTCRMESLSDTAMGNSKKAAKKAAAEKMVAKLQSLSGCPEITWTPKPNVRFENLRNSSAEKISLLGRNPLSIPNTDYIQMLLELSEEQGFQVTYFDIDELTVNGQYQCLAELSTSPVTVCHGTGISCGNAHNDAAHSALQYVKIMASAKRRT